The following proteins are co-located in the Nocardia bhagyanarayanae genome:
- a CDS encoding TetR/AcrR family transcriptional regulator, whose translation MTRAEPATTTAAETAPESGFRRRLLDAMAEAIRERGYRDATVADVVRAARTSRRTFYEHFTSKQDCFIALLTERNNETIQRIYDAVDPRAPWRTQVRQAIEAWIDASKTDRTITLAWIRDTPALGEDARRLHREAADAFVGLIQNLTATPEFGAPGVHRATRRTATILYGGYRELIASAVEDGEDVSDLVEVAVETAIALLGPRYEPEGRE comes from the coding sequence GTGACCCGCGCCGAGCCCGCCACCACGACCGCCGCCGAGACCGCGCCGGAATCCGGTTTCCGCCGCAGGCTGCTCGACGCGATGGCGGAGGCGATTCGCGAGCGCGGGTACCGCGACGCCACGGTGGCCGACGTGGTCCGGGCCGCGCGCACCTCGCGGCGCACCTTCTACGAGCACTTCACCAGCAAGCAGGACTGCTTCATCGCGCTGCTGACCGAACGGAACAACGAGACGATCCAGCGGATCTACGACGCCGTCGATCCGCGGGCGCCGTGGCGAACACAGGTCCGCCAGGCCATCGAGGCATGGATCGACGCGTCGAAGACCGACCGGACGATCACCCTCGCCTGGATCCGCGACACACCGGCGCTGGGCGAGGACGCGCGGCGACTGCACCGCGAGGCCGCCGACGCGTTCGTCGGCCTGATCCAAAACCTCACCGCCACACCGGAGTTCGGAGCGCCCGGCGTGCACCGAGCGACCCGCCGGACCGCCACCATCCTGTATGGGGGCTACCGCGAACTCATCGCCTCCGCCGTGGAGGACGGCGAGGACGTCTCCGACCTCGTCGAGGTGGCCGTGGAGACCGCCATCGCCCTCCTCGGTCCGCGCTACGAACCCGAGGGCCGCGAGTAG
- a CDS encoding flavin-containing monooxygenase, translating into MSEHLDVVIVGAGLSGIGAAHHLQTALPDRTYLVLEARETIGGTWDLFRYPGVRSDSDMHTLGYRFRPWTDAKAIADGPAILDYVRATATEAGIDRRIRFGHKVVDASWDSGTARWTLTVEHAAATVTMTCSYLYVCGGYYHYDRGYTPEFDGIEDFGGRVVHPQHWPDDLDHAGRRVVVIGSGATAVTLVPALARDAAHVTMLQRSPTYILSAPTVDAVATRLRALLGPRRAYAVTRWKNVLISTLIYQLSQRRPAMMRKFIREQTIKQLPEGYEVDVHFNPAYGPWDQRLCLVPDADLFRAIGDGSASVVTDRIDRFTERGLRLASGAEIEADIVVTATGLRLLALGGIRLAVDGREVPLPETMAYKGMMLGGVPNFAFTIGYTNASWTLKADLVAEYVCRLLRHMDAHSYDYCVPVPDPAIDARPLLDFQAGYVLRSLDRFPKAGSRAPWRLGMNYAQDVLTLRHGRIDDGTLRFARATRHRAGSDVLAEPGGH; encoded by the coding sequence ATGAGCGAACATCTCGACGTGGTGATCGTCGGCGCCGGCCTCTCCGGCATCGGCGCCGCCCACCACTTGCAGACGGCTCTCCCCGACCGGACCTACCTCGTGCTGGAGGCGCGCGAGACGATCGGTGGCACCTGGGATCTGTTCCGCTATCCGGGCGTTCGATCGGATTCGGACATGCACACCCTCGGCTACCGGTTCCGTCCGTGGACCGACGCCAAGGCGATCGCCGATGGACCGGCCATACTCGACTACGTGCGCGCGACGGCGACCGAGGCGGGCATCGACCGGCGAATCCGCTTCGGGCACAAGGTCGTCGACGCGTCCTGGGACAGCGGGACGGCGCGCTGGACGCTCACCGTCGAGCACGCGGCCGCGACGGTCACCATGACGTGCTCGTATCTCTACGTCTGCGGCGGCTACTACCACTACGACCGCGGCTATACCCCCGAGTTCGACGGTATCGAGGACTTCGGCGGCCGCGTGGTGCACCCGCAGCACTGGCCCGACGATCTCGATCACGCGGGTCGGCGCGTCGTCGTGATCGGGAGCGGCGCGACGGCGGTGACGCTGGTCCCCGCCCTGGCGCGCGACGCGGCCCACGTCACCATGCTGCAGCGTTCGCCCACCTATATCCTGTCCGCCCCGACCGTGGACGCCGTGGCCACCCGCTTGCGCGCGCTCCTCGGGCCGCGCCGCGCCTACGCCGTCACCCGATGGAAGAACGTGCTCATCAGCACGCTCATCTACCAGCTCAGCCAGCGGCGGCCCGCGATGATGCGCAAGTTCATCCGCGAGCAGACGATCAAGCAGTTGCCCGAGGGCTACGAGGTGGACGTCCACTTCAACCCGGCCTACGGCCCGTGGGATCAACGGCTGTGCCTGGTGCCGGACGCCGATCTGTTCCGGGCGATCGGCGACGGCAGCGCGTCGGTGGTCACCGACCGGATCGACCGGTTCACCGAACGCGGGCTGCGGCTGGCCTCCGGCGCCGAGATCGAGGCCGACATCGTGGTGACCGCGACGGGTCTGCGATTGCTCGCGCTCGGGGGCATCCGGCTGGCCGTCGACGGGCGGGAGGTCCCGCTGCCGGAGACGATGGCCTACAAGGGCATGATGCTCGGCGGGGTGCCGAATTTCGCGTTCACCATCGGCTACACGAACGCCTCGTGGACGTTGAAGGCCGATCTGGTCGCCGAATACGTCTGCCGGCTGTTGCGGCACATGGACGCGCACAGCTACGACTACTGCGTTCCAGTGCCCGACCCGGCGATCGACGCCAGGCCGTTGCTGGACTTCCAGGCCGGTTACGTCCTGCGTTCGCTGGACCGGTTCCCGAAGGCGGGATCGCGAGCGCCGTGGCGGCTCGGCATGAACTACGCCCAGGACGTGCTCACCCTGCGGCACGGCCGGATCGACGACGGCACCCTCCGCTTCGCCCGAGCGACGCGGCACCGCGCCGGATCCGACGTGCTCGCGGAGCCGGGCGGTCACTAA
- a CDS encoding SDR family NAD(P)-dependent oxidoreductase, with translation MPRTAKPLSGHPAMITGAASGIGRALAQHLSRRGSPVAIADIDAAGLKETAASLAGPVLTRVLDIRDAADQRAFADEVRDWLTAPLAAVFNNAGVAVSASVLDANAEDDEWLRQINFDGVVNGTRAFLPLLVEQDSGVIVNTSSVFGLVGMPNQSAYCAAKFAVRGFTDALRQELRGTGVSAVNVHPGGITTNIARNARVRKDPEGLGRSKEQMAADFEAVTLTSPEKAADIIIRGVEQGKARILVGPDAYLFDALARITPTHYYAVIAALERRLRARGRAARRPEPSASEAQA, from the coding sequence ATGCCCCGAACCGCTAAGCCCCTGTCCGGTCACCCGGCGATGATCACCGGCGCCGCCTCCGGCATCGGACGCGCACTCGCCCAGCATCTTTCCCGCCGCGGGTCGCCGGTGGCCATCGCCGACATCGACGCGGCGGGACTGAAGGAGACCGCCGCCTCGCTCGCCGGTCCTGTGCTGACCCGGGTGCTCGACATCCGCGACGCGGCCGATCAGCGCGCGTTCGCCGACGAGGTGCGGGACTGGCTGACCGCGCCCTTGGCCGCGGTGTTCAACAACGCGGGGGTCGCGGTCTCCGCGTCGGTGCTCGACGCGAACGCCGAGGACGACGAGTGGTTGCGCCAGATCAACTTCGACGGTGTGGTCAACGGGACGCGCGCCTTCCTGCCGCTGCTCGTCGAGCAGGACAGCGGCGTGATCGTCAATACGTCGAGTGTGTTCGGATTGGTCGGCATGCCGAACCAAAGCGCCTACTGCGCGGCGAAATTCGCGGTGCGCGGCTTCACCGACGCACTGCGCCAGGAACTTCGGGGCACCGGCGTCTCGGCGGTGAACGTGCACCCCGGCGGCATCACCACGAACATCGCGCGAAATGCCAGGGTGCGCAAGGATCCCGAGGGCCTCGGGCGCAGCAAGGAGCAGATGGCGGCCGATTTCGAAGCGGTCACCCTGACCTCGCCAGAGAAGGCGGCCGACATCATCATCCGGGGCGTCGAACAGGGCAAGGCGCGCATCCTCGTCGGGCCGGACGCCTACCTCTTCGACGCGCTGGCGCGGATCACGCCCACCCACTACTACGCCGTGATCGCGGCGCTGGAACGTCGCCTACGGGCCAGGGGTCGCGCCGCACGCAGGCCGGAGCCGAGCGCCAGTGAGGCGCAAGCATGA